Genomic DNA from Burkholderia plantarii:
CATGATGGATTCCACCCAAGCCCGCCCGCCCCATTCCGGCGTGACGCTGTTCGACTCGCACGCGCACCTGGTGGCCGACGATCAGGCGCGCTACCCGCGCAACCCGATGAAGCGCTCGCCCGGCGCGCCGCCGCGCCTGCCCGGCGTGATCGGCCTGCCGGGCGGCAAGCACGGCCCGAACCCGATCAACGAGGTGCCCGACGTGGCGCGGATGCTGCCGTGGATGGCCGAGGCCGGCGTGGAGGCGGCGGTGGCCGTGCAGAAGCGCATGATCTACCGCTACGACAACAGCTACATCCTCGATTCGTCGGACACGCATCCGGACACGTTCTCGGCCGTGGTGATCCTCGACGCCGAGGACGCGGCCACGCCCGGGCTGGTGCGCGGCTACATCGAGCGCCACGGGCTGGCCGGCGTGCGCCTGTTCGGCGGGCGCGAGCCGGACGGCAGCATGCCGTGGCTGAACTCGCCGCGCGCGCTCGAGACCTGGGCGGTGGCCAACGAACACGGCATCGTGATGGACATCGAGGTGCTGGCCGCGGGCGGCGGCGGGCCGTCGGTGCCGGTCATCATCGAGCTGGCGCGGCGCTTCCCGAAGCTGCGCGTGGTGCTCGACCACATGCTCGAACCCGAGGTGGACGACGACAACTTCGGCTTCGACGCGCGCTTCGCGCCGCTCGCGGCCGAGCCGAACCTCTTCTTCAAGTTCACCTCGATCAACCTCGACATCTACCGCGAGACCGACACGCCCGCGCACGAGGTGCTGCGCGCCGCCGTCGACCTGTTCGGCGCGGACCGCATCATGTGGGGCTCCGACATCGGCACCTCGTCGGGCACCTACCTCGACATGGTGCGGCGCATGCTCGATGCCACCACGCTGCTGACCGACGCCGAGCGCCACGCGGTGCTCTATGAGACCGGCAGGCGCGTGTTCGTGAAGGGCGGCGCGCGTGACTGAGCACAACCCCGACCCCGCGCGAGAGCCCGCCATGTTCATCGATCCGGCCGCCACGCCCGGCTTCAAGCGCACGCTGTTCAACGCGATCGTCGCGCCGCGGCCGATCGGCTGGATCAGCACCGTCAATGGCCGCGGGCAGGTGAATCTCGCGCCGTTCTCGCACTTCAACCTCGTCTCGACGGCGCCGCCGGTGGTGATGTTCTCGTGCAACACGCCGGCCGACCGCGCCGAGAAGGACACCATCGCCAACGTGCGCGAGACCGGCGAATTCGTGACGAACCTCGTCAGCTGGGACTTGCGCGAGCCGATGAACCACAGCTCGATCGACGCGCCCTACGGCATCGACGAGTTCGAGCTGGCGGGCCTCGCCAAGGCGCCGAGCGTGATGGTGCGGCCGCCACGCGTGGCCGCCTCGCCGGCCTGCATGGAATGCCGGCTGCTGCGGATCGTCGGGATCGAGCCCACCGGGCCGGGCGAGACGGCCAGCCAGGTGGTGTTCGGCCGCGTGGTGGGCGTGCATCTGGACCCGCGCTTCGTGGGCGAGGACGGCCGCTTCGACACGGTGCGCGCCGAGCCGCTCACGCGCCTGGACGGCAACCGCTACGGCGTGGTGGAGCGGCTCGCCGAGCTGGGCCGGCCGAGCCCGCGCCGCGACTGACATCAAGGAAATCGAGAGGATCACGACATGACGATGGCAACCGAAACCGGCGTGCGCCGCACGGCCGTCTACGACCTGGGCCCGGGCGCGATCGCGCGCGGCCAGAATTTCTTCGTGCAGTGGCTGGAGGGCGAGGGGGGCGACGGCGCCGCCAGCCCGGAATTCGCCGCCGCGAGCGAACACGAGCTGTTGTTGCTGCTGCCCGAGGAAACCGGCGCGCGGGTGCGGATCGGGCACGGCGAGGCGCGCGAGGTGCCGGGCCGCAGCGTCTGCGTGCTGCCGGCGGGCGAGGTGGCGGTGCACCCGGCCGCGGGCGGGCGCGCGGTGCTGATCGCCTCCACGCGGGCCGATCTCGCGCCCGGCGCGGCCTGCAACGACGGCGACTACGCCGCGCCCGACGCGCGCATCGCGCCCGGCGACGCCGGCTACCGGCGCACGCGCGGCGGCGGCGAGCTGCAGGTGATCCGCATCGACGAGATCGTGCCGCCCGCCGACAAGCCGCGCCTGAAGATGTTGCAGTCGGACACGCTCAGCATCAACTGGGTCGAGTATCAGGACGCGCGCGACCGCACGAAGCTGAGCCCGCACAGCCACACGAACTTCGAGCAGGGGTCGCTGGCGATCGCGGGCGAGTTCATCCACCACCTGCGCGTGCAGTGGGGCGCGGACGCGAACCAGTGGCGCGAGGACGAGCACCTGCGCGCGGGTGCCGCGTCGATGATCGCGATCCCCGTGCAACTGATCCACACCACCGAAGGCGTGGGCGCGGGCCGGCATCTGCTGATCGACGTGTTCTCGCCGCCGCGCGAGGACTTCATCGGCAAGGGCTGGATCGCGAATGCCGCCGACTACGCGCGCGGCTGAGCCGCAGGCCGGTGATGCGAGCCGCGCAGGTGAGGGCTGGCGGGGCGGCGGAAGGTGCCCGGAGGCGTCCGGCGAGCCGCTCGGCCGGCGAGGCAGCCGCAAGCTGGGCGGCGCGCCCGGCAACGCGCCGCACGGGCAATGCGGAAGGCCCGGGGCAGGCGTGCGCCGCCTCGACCGCCGCCGCGTCCGGCCGCCCGTCAGGGCGCCGCGTTCGCGCGCAGCCGCGTCAGCGCCTCGATCGCGCGCAGCCACGGCGCGTCGATGCCGAGCCGCGCCGCGCATTCGAGCGGCGCGCCGAGGATCGCGTCGAGTTCGAGCGAGCGGCCCGCCTCGAGGTCCTGCAGCATCGAGGTCTTCACGGCGCCGAGCTGGCGTGTCTGCGCGATCCGCTGGGCGATGTCGATCTCGATCGTGAGCCCGGCCGCGCGGCCGATCGCGAGGCATTCGCCCATCAGGCGCTCGTAGACGGCCAGCGTGCCGGCGTCGTTGACGAGGCGGTCGGTGCCGGCCTGCGTCAGCACGCTGAGCGGATTCGAGCAGGCGTTGCCGAGCAGCTTGATCCAGAGGTCGCGGCGGATGTCGTCGCTGGCGACCGTCTGCAGGCCCGCGTCGCTCAACAGTGCCGCCCAGCCCGCCGCGCGCTCGCTGACGCCGCCGGCCGGCTCGCCGATCGTGATGCGGTTGCCGCTGTGGTGCCGTACCACGCCGGGCGCGGGCGAGCTGCACGAGGCCATCACGCTGCCGCCCAGCACCTGCGCGAACGGCAGCGTGCGTTCGATGGCGCCGTCGGGGTCCACGCTGGCGAGCCGCAGCCCGGCGAGCGGGCCGCCGGCCGGCAGGCAGAACCACCACGGCAGCCCGTTGCCGACCGGCAGCACGACGGTGTGAGGGCCGACCAGCCGCGAGCGAGGCCGCCAGGCCCGGCAGCGCCTGCGATTTCAGCGCGATCACGAGCAGGTCCTGTTCGCCCATCGCCTCGGCGTGCTGGTGTGCCTCGATGGCGATCACGCGTTCGGCGTCGTCGCCGGCGCCCGTGTAGCGCAGGCCGGTGTCGGCGAGCGCGCGCAGCGTCGCGCCGCGCGCGAGCGCCGAGACGCGGTGGCCGGCCAGCGCGAGCCGCGCCGCGAAATGGCCGCCGATCGCGCCGATGCCGACGATGCCGATCCGGCGCGCCGGCGCCGCGCCGCCGGTGGTGGGAAGCGGCGCCTGCCGCGAGGGGGTCTGGCTCATGCCTGGCTCCGCGTGTTGATGTGCAACGCATTGTCGCCGCGCGGCCAATTGCGCGGCGAATTCTTTTGGCCGGGTTTTCTCCTGGCGGAATCGCGATCGTGGCCGCCCTCCGGCACGATCCTCAACCGATGATTCTCACGACATGTCCACACTCGACAGTTCGATCCTGAAGCGCGTGACCGCGCAGCTCTACGAGCGCTCGCTGAAGATGATCCCCGACGACACGCGCGCGTTCCTCGAACGGGCCGAGGCGCGCGAATCGAACCCCACCGGCCGCACCACGCTGCGGATCCTGATCGACAGCGCCGACGGCGCGCGGCGCGACGATTCGCTGGTCTGCAGCGACGTCGGGATTCCCACCTACAGCATCAAGATCGGCACGCGCGTGTGCTTCGACGGGCCGGTGCGCGCGGCGATCCGCGACGGCTTCGCCGAGCTGGCCGCGCGCATCTCGCCGCCGATCCTGAAGATGGTGACGAACCCGCTCACGCACGAACGCGGCCATGCCGGCAAGGACATGCCGATCGTCAGCTTCGACGTGATCGACGAGGCCGACCACGTCGACGTGGTCTGCTCGCCGAAGGCGATGGGCACCGGGCGCTGGGAGGCGATCGAGGCGTTCGTCTACCCGAGCCACGAGCAGATCGAGCGCTTCGTGCTCGACACCATGCTGCGCGCCGGCTCGCAGCCGTGCCTGCCGCTCGTGATCGGGGTGGGCATCGGCGGCACCTTCGACTACGCGGCGCGGCTCGCCAAGGAGCAGATGCTGCGGCCGTTCGGGCGCACCAACCCCGAGCCGGTGCTGGCCGGGATGGAGCGGCGCCTGCTCGACGCCGTCAACGCGATGGGCTTCGGGCCGATGGGCACCGGCGGCGACACCACCGCGATGGCCGTCCACATCGACTACGCGGCGAGCCACGGCTTCGTGCCGGTGGCCGTCTGCTTCAACTGCTGGATCAACCGGCGCACCGCCGCGCGCATTCACGGCGACGGCCGCGTCGAATTCCTGGAGGGCACGGCATGAGCCGGATCCACGACCTGAGCCTGCCGCTCGCACGCGAGCAGGTGGACGCGCTGCATCTCGGCGACATGGTGCGGCTGTCGGGGCGCGTGACCGTCAGCATCGGGCTGCCCACCCACCAGCGGCTGGCGCGGATGATCGAGGCGGGCGAACCGCTGCCGGTGGACCTCGCCGGCGGCGCGTTCTTCCACCTGAGCACCTACGTGGACGAAACCGGAGGGGCGGGGAGCGTGCCGCGCGCGCTCTACCTGAACCCGAGCACCAGCACGCGCTATAACCCGTGGATGCCCACGCTGATCCGCGGGCTCGGAGTGCGCCTGGTGGGCGGCAAGGGCGGCCTGGACGCGGCCAGCGCCGCCGCGCTGCGCGAGGCCGGCTGCGCCTACCTGTCGTTTCCGGGCGGCGGCCTGAACCTGCTGTCGCGCGCGCTGCGCGCCGTGGTGGAGCAGCACTGGACCGAGTACATCTCGCAGTTCCGGCTGCTCACGCTCGAGGTCGAGCAACTCGGGCCGGCCACGGTGGCGATCGACGCGCGGGGCGAAAGCCTCTATGCGCAACTGCACGAGCAGGCGGTGGCGCGCCTGCCCGGCATCGTCGGCGCGCTCGGGCATGGCCGCGTCGATGCCGGTTGAGCGGGCGGCCGGGCGGATCCGGCAATGAATTCAAAAAAAATGCCGGTGGATCGGAGGGGGTGATCCACCGGCCGAACACCTTTCGGCGTAAATAACGAGGTTCAAAGCGGTCCCTCGTTGAATGCATCCTAACGAAATGAGTGCCGGGATTGTGGCGAGATCGTGAGCAGTGTGCCGAAAGTGTGTCGTTGCCCGTCGGAGCCGCCGCTCCCCCTCTGTCCCGCCTCCGTTTCCGCGCGCACTTCGCGGTCTCCCTCCCCCCGACCTTCGCGCTCGCGACTTCCCGTGCCGCCGCCGCACATCCGTGGCGATATCAATGAAGGCAAAAGGAAATGCATTCGACGGCTTTCGGAAAGCTGGAAATCGGACGTCATTGATCGTGCGGGCGGCACGGCACGCCGCTTCGCTGACGGCCATGTCAGCAAACGCCGCGCGGGGCCGGAAAAACGAACGAGGTTAACCCTCAAAGATCAGTCGTCTTATAACACGACGGCCAAGCACGCGACGGGCGAAAGAATTTACGGCGCAACACCCGCCCGACGGCTTTACGCGAATCCGAAAAACAGAGGTAGATTATTGAATATAAAAGAAAAATGAGATTTTTTTGGAAACGCGACGGTTGACCCTCTGCGGGTATGCACCAAGTGTACAAGCGTGGTTCCGCCCCGATAGACTCGCTCCCTAGTTGTACGACGTGAGACAGCGGGTGAGCTGTCTGATGGTGATCTGACGACAACGACGACGAATGGCCCGATCAAGGGGGATGGCGGTGACCGGATATGACGACATGCGGCGACAGCAAGGCGACAGCCTGCCGGTGCGTGCCATCGCCTGCGTGCCGAACGTCGCGAAGTTCGCCGGGGTGACGTCCGCCACGCTCGACAACCCGCGTCCGGCCTCGCGCTGACGCCGTACCGGGGGCGGCGTCCGCCCGACCAATACTCGATATACCCAGAGGAGACTTGACCATGAAAACGATCTTCACTCGCACCCGCGTCGCGGTCGCGATCGTTGCGGCGCTGGCCGCGGCGACCACGATGTCGGCCCAGGCCCGCACGTTCCGCTCGGCCGACGTCCACAGCGACAACTTCCCGACGAACATGGCCGTCAAGTTCATGAGCGACGAGATCAGCAAGGCCACGGGCGGCAAGGACTCGATCAAGGTCTACGGCAACAGCGCGCTCGGTTCGGAAAACGAGACGATCGACCAGGTGCGGATCGGCGCGATCGACATGGTTCGCGCCAACGGCGCCGCGTTCAACGAGATCGTGCCGGAATCGCTGATCCCGTCGTTCCCGTTCCTGTTCCGCGACATCGAGCACTTCCGCAACGTGATGTACGGCCCGGAAGGCCAGAAGATCCTCGACGCGTTCAAGGCGAAGGGCCTGATCGCGCTGACCTTCTACGAGAGCGGCGCGCGTTCGATCTACGCGAAGCGTCCGGTCAAGTCGCCGGCCGACATGAAGGGCCTCAAGGTGCGCGTGCAGCCGTCGGACCTGATGGTCGACGAAATCAAGGCGATGGGCGGCGTGCCGACTCCGATGCCGTTCTCGGAAGTCTATACGGGCCTGAAGACGGGCCTGGTGGATGCGGCCGAGAACAACCTGCCGTCGTATGACGAAACCAAGCATTACGAAGTGGCGAACGTGTACTCGGAAACGCAGCACGCCATGACGCCGGAAGTGCTGGTGTTCTCGAAGAAGATCTGGGACACGCTCTCCCCGCAGGAGCAGACGGCGATCAAGAAGGCGGCCGCCGATTCGGTGCCGTACTACGTGCAGCTCTGGACGGCGCGTGAAAGCGAAGCCCGCAAGGCCGTGCTGAAGGGCGGCGCCACCATCGTGCCGGCCGCGCAGATCGACCGTGCCGCGTTCGTGAAGGCGATGCAGCCGCTCTGGACCAAGTACGAGAAGACCCCGCAGATGAAGCAGATCGTCGACGAAATCCAGGCGATCAAGTAAGACGCGGCTTGCGGTCCGGCGATGCCGGCCCGCAAGCGCGAACCGGCGGCCGCGCGTGGAATGCGCCCGGCCGCCTTTCCTGTCCGATGAGGATTGAAGCAATGAGGTTCATCAAGCACACGAACGACGTGTTCTTCATGGCGCTGGCGGTGATCGCGTCCGCGAGTCTCGTCGCGCTGACGGCGCTCGTGTTCTACGCCGTCGTGAAGCGCTACGTGTTCAATGACGCGCCCGATTTCGTCGAGCCGATCGCGCTGCTGCTCGTGATCGTGATCGCGATGTTCGGCGCCGCGATGAAGGTCCGCGACGGCGGCCACATCGGCCTCGATTCGTTCGTGCGCCGGCTTTCCCCGAAGGGCCAGGCGGTCGTTCACGGGTTCCAGCATCTGTGCCTGATGGCGTTCGCGGTCGCGATCATCATCGGCTGCCTGCAGATGGCCGAAACCACCGCCGACGACCGGATTCCGATCATCGGCCTGCCCGAGGCGGTCCGCTACCTGATCCCGATGCCGGCGGGTCTCGCCATCATCCTGTTCTCGCTCGAGCACCTGCTTGCGCTGCGCAAGCGCAACCGAACCTGATCCACCATGGAACTCGCAATCCTTTCCATCAGCTTCCTGCTGCTGCTGTTTCTCGGGGTGCCCGTGTCGTTCGCGCTCGGGCTCTCGTGCGTCGCGACCTACCTGGCCGAAGGGCTGCCGGTGGCCACCGCGATGCAGTCCGTCATCTCGGGGATGAACGCGTTCTCGTTCCTCGCCGTGCCGTTCTTCATCTTCTCCGGCGAACTGATGCTGCATGGCGGCATCGCCGACCGGATCCTGAAGTTCGCGCAGTCGGCCGTCGGGCACTTCCGCGGCGGCCTCGGCATGGCCAACGTGGTGGCCTGCACGCTGTTCGGCGGCGTGTCCGGCTCGCCGACCGCCGATACCTCGGCGATGGGCGGCGTGGTGATCCCGCTGATGAAGCGCGAAGGCTACAGCGCCGCCTACGCGGTGAACGTGACCACCCACGCCTCGCTGGCGGGCGCGCTGATGCCGACCTCGACGAACATGATCATCTATGCGTTCGCCGCGCAGGGGATCACCGGCATGCTGAACGGCCACATGGTGAGCGGCGTGTCGATCGGCGACCTGCTGTTTTCGGGCCTGCTGCCGGTGCTGTGGGTGATGGGCTTCGTGCTGATCGCCGCCTACTGGCAGGCGCGTCGCTACGGCTATCCGCGCAGCGCGGACGGCTCCACGGCACTGCTGAAGTTCCCGGGCTGGTACGCGGTGGCGCGTTCGTTCGTGGGCGCGCTGCCGGGCCTGGGCGTGATCGCCATCATCCTGGTGTGCGTGGCCAAGGGGATCGCCACGGCGACCGAGGCGGCCGCGATCGCGGTGGTGTACTCGCTGGTGCTGACGCTGTTCGTCTATCGCACGCTGACGATGAAGAAGCTGTGGCGCGCGCTGTCGCACGCCGCGCGCACCACCGGCGTGGTGCTGCTGCTGATCGCCGTGTCGAACATGCTGCGCTTCCAGATGTCGTACCTGGAGATTCCGGACGCGATCGAGCACCTGCTGCAGCAGTCGAACGCCGCGCCGTGGCTGATGCTGCTGTACATCAACATCCTGCAGGTGTTCCTCGGCACGTTCGTGGACATGGCCGCGCACATCCTGATCACCACGCCGCTGTTCCTGCCGCTTGCGATGGCCTGCGGCGTGGGGCCGGTGCAGTTCGGGATCATGCTGCTGCTGAACTGCTCGCTCGGCCTCGTGCATCCGCCGATCGGCTCGGTGCAGTTCGTGGGTTGCGCGATCGGCGAGGTGTCGATCGGCGAGACCACCAAGACCGCCTGGCCGTATTACCTGGCGATCTTCAGCGCGATCAACATCGTGACGTACATGCCGTTCTTTTCGACCTGGCTGCCCAGCATCATCAGCGGGCATCCGGTGTTCTGATGCGGTGAGGGTTTGATGTAGCGCGGACGGGTGTTTGGCCAGTCGGTCGCGTGAGCTTCGACGGCGGCGTGGGATTCCACGGCCGCCGTTTTTTTATTGGCGCGCGGCCCGGCGAGAGCGGGAGGGGCCGGCGAACCGGTCGGTCGAAGCGCGGCAGAGGGAAGGTTCAAGCGGGGCTGCAACGGGCGCGAACCAAGAAGTCGCTCCGGCATTTGCGATATCGATGCGATAAATCAAGGCGCCGGCCGATCACCGGGCGAAAAATCCTTGATTGAAAGCAAACGCCGCCGGCAAACGCCGCCGGCAAACGCCGCCGGCAAACGC
This window encodes:
- a CDS encoding amidohydrolase family protein; translation: MDSTQARPPHSGVTLFDSHAHLVADDQARYPRNPMKRSPGAPPRLPGVIGLPGGKHGPNPINEVPDVARMLPWMAEAGVEAAVAVQKRMIYRYDNSYILDSSDTHPDTFSAVVILDAEDAATPGLVRGYIERHGLAGVRLFGGREPDGSMPWLNSPRALETWAVANEHGIVMDIEVLAAGGGGPSVPVIIELARRFPKLRVVLDHMLEPEVDDDNFGFDARFAPLAAEPNLFFKFTSINLDIYRETDTPAHEVLRAAVDLFGADRIMWGSDIGTSSGTYLDMVRRMLDATTLLTDAERHAVLYETGRRVFVKGGARD
- a CDS encoding flavin reductase family protein → MFIDPAATPGFKRTLFNAIVAPRPIGWISTVNGRGQVNLAPFSHFNLVSTAPPVVMFSCNTPADRAEKDTIANVRETGEFVTNLVSWDLREPMNHSSIDAPYGIDEFELAGLAKAPSVMVRPPRVAASPACMECRLLRIVGIEPTGPGETASQVVFGRVVGVHLDPRFVGEDGRFDTVRAEPLTRLDGNRYGVVERLAELGRPSPRRD
- a CDS encoding ketopantoate reductase family protein, which translates into the protein MLPVGNGLPWWFCLPAGGPLAGLRLASVDPDGAIERTLPFAQVLGGSVMASCSSPAPGVVRHHSGNRITIGEPAGGVSERAAGWAALLSDAGLQTVASDDIRRDLWIKLLGNACSNPLSVLTQAGTDRLVNDAGTLAVYERLMGECLAIGRAAGLTIEIDIAQRIAQTRQLGAVKTSMLQDLEAGRSLELDAILGAPLECAARLGIDAPWLRAIEALTRLRANAAP
- a CDS encoding fumarate hydratase; this translates as MSTLDSSILKRVTAQLYERSLKMIPDDTRAFLERAEARESNPTGRTTLRILIDSADGARRDDSLVCSDVGIPTYSIKIGTRVCFDGPVRAAIRDGFAELAARISPPILKMVTNPLTHERGHAGKDMPIVSFDVIDEADHVDVVCSPKAMGTGRWEAIEAFVYPSHEQIERFVLDTMLRAGSQPCLPLVIGVGIGGTFDYAARLAKEQMLRPFGRTNPEPVLAGMERRLLDAVNAMGFGPMGTGGDTTAMAVHIDYAASHGFVPVAVCFNCWINRRTAARIHGDGRVEFLEGTA
- a CDS encoding fumarate hydratase C-terminal domain-containing protein, which gives rise to MSRIHDLSLPLAREQVDALHLGDMVRLSGRVTVSIGLPTHQRLARMIEAGEPLPVDLAGGAFFHLSTYVDETGGAGSVPRALYLNPSTSTRYNPWMPTLIRGLGVRLVGGKGGLDAASAAALREAGCAYLSFPGGGLNLLSRALRAVVEQHWTEYISQFRLLTLEVEQLGPATVAIDARGESLYAQLHEQAVARLPGIVGALGHGRVDAG
- a CDS encoding TRAP transporter substrate-binding protein, which encodes MKTIFTRTRVAVAIVAALAAATTMSAQARTFRSADVHSDNFPTNMAVKFMSDEISKATGGKDSIKVYGNSALGSENETIDQVRIGAIDMVRANGAAFNEIVPESLIPSFPFLFRDIEHFRNVMYGPEGQKILDAFKAKGLIALTFYESGARSIYAKRPVKSPADMKGLKVRVQPSDLMVDEIKAMGGVPTPMPFSEVYTGLKTGLVDAAENNLPSYDETKHYEVANVYSETQHAMTPEVLVFSKKIWDTLSPQEQTAIKKAAADSVPYYVQLWTARESEARKAVLKGGATIVPAAQIDRAAFVKAMQPLWTKYEKTPQMKQIVDEIQAIK
- a CDS encoding TRAP transporter small permease, translating into MRIEAMRFIKHTNDVFFMALAVIASASLVALTALVFYAVVKRYVFNDAPDFVEPIALLLVIVIAMFGAAMKVRDGGHIGLDSFVRRLSPKGQAVVHGFQHLCLMAFAVAIIIGCLQMAETTADDRIPIIGLPEAVRYLIPMPAGLAIILFSLEHLLALRKRNRT
- a CDS encoding TRAP transporter large permease: MELAILSISFLLLLFLGVPVSFALGLSCVATYLAEGLPVATAMQSVISGMNAFSFLAVPFFIFSGELMLHGGIADRILKFAQSAVGHFRGGLGMANVVACTLFGGVSGSPTADTSAMGGVVIPLMKREGYSAAYAVNVTTHASLAGALMPTSTNMIIYAFAAQGITGMLNGHMVSGVSIGDLLFSGLLPVLWVMGFVLIAAYWQARRYGYPRSADGSTALLKFPGWYAVARSFVGALPGLGVIAIILVCVAKGIATATEAAAIAVVYSLVLTLFVYRTLTMKKLWRALSHAARTTGVVLLLIAVSNMLRFQMSYLEIPDAIEHLLQQSNAAPWLMLLYINILQVFLGTFVDMAAHILITTPLFLPLAMACGVGPVQFGIMLLLNCSLGLVHPPIGSVQFVGCAIGEVSIGETTKTAWPYYLAIFSAINIVTYMPFFSTWLPSIISGHPVF